The sequence CAACAACATACTCGATTTTGCCAGTGATCCGGTCAATACCACGGCATCCACTTCTCCAGCCAGCACTGCCGCCATGGCGGCAATATCCTTGGCAACCTGGTAAGCCATCGCTTCATACACCAGGGCTGCCTGTTCGTCACCTTCACTAATACGACGCTCTACCTCCAGGGCGTTTTTGCTTTCCAGATAGGCCTGCAAGCCACCCTCACCCACCAGTCTTTTTTCAGGCAAACAATTCTCTGATGATTGTCCGGCGGCCATTTCCAGTAATGCCAGGGTGGGCAGTGAACCGGCCCGTTCGGGAGAGAAGGGCCCTTCACTTAAGCCATGAGTACAATCAACAACCCGGCCCAGAAGATGGGCACCGATGGTAATTCCACCCCCCATATGGACAACTACCAATCGACACTCGTGATAACTTTTCCCCAGGTCAGCAGCTGCCCGTCGACCAACCGCTTTATGACTCAGGGCATGGAAAGCACTTTCACGTCGGATTTCCGGAATACCGGAAATCCTGGCAAGGTTACTAAACTCATCGGTAGACGGTGGATCAATGGCGTAGGCCCGACAATGCGCACCTTCTGCCAGGCTGATGGCCAGCACCGGCCCCAGTGAGGAAGGATGGTGTCCATAGACCCCCTGCACCAGGTCATTGCACATGGTTTGATTAACCAGGTAGGCCCCGGCAGTTCCCGGACGTTGCAACCCACCGCGACTGACAATGATAGTTACATCAGACAATGAAATCCGGTTACCGGATAAAAATTCCATGACTTTCAGCTCAAGTTCTTTAACCTCAGCCATGAAGCAGGATTTGCTGAAAAGTGTTTCACGCAATCTGATCTGCAATGAAAAATTTGCCTGTTTTA is a genomic window of Pseudomonadota bacterium containing:
- the buk gene encoding butyrate kinase; the encoded protein is MILAVNVGSTSVKMVLEERAGAIKQANFSLQIRLRETLFSKSCFMAEVKELELKVMEFLSGNRISLSDVTIIVSRGGLQRPGTAGAYLVNQTMCNDLVQGVYGHHPSSLGPVLAISLAEGAHCRAYAIDPPSTDEFSNLARISGIPEIRRESAFHALSHKAVGRRAAADLGKSYHECRLVVVHMGGGITIGAHLLGRVVDCTHGLSEGPFSPERAGSLPTLALLEMAAGQSSENCLPEKRLVGEGGLQAYLESKNALEVERRISEGDEQAALVYEAMAYQVAKDIAAMAAVLAGEVDAVVLTGSLAKSSMLLEWITARVAFLGPILIYSGEGEMDALLATAHRILDGREEVLPYI